Sequence from the Solea senegalensis isolate Sse05_10M linkage group LG1, IFAPA_SoseM_1, whole genome shotgun sequence genome:
GCTGCTGCATCGACACTGGAGGGTCAACCAGACAACAGTATCATGAATGCCTCatcagaacatttttttttaaatcctccaTGGTATCACTTTTAGATAAGTTTTATAAGTATATAAGGAGTTATTTTTTGGCCTGCCAAGTATATTTGCAGAATTTTTTCCAGGCTTTTACTTAATAAAAGTTTTGACTCATTTGTCAAAGTATATATCTTGTAAATGACTCATTTATATATTCTAAATAATATTAGGCGTTACAAAAACATGGTCAGAAATGTCATGCATACATTTGGTCTTGTCACACACAATTGTGAATTGGGTTGTGATAAATGATGATCTATAAtgatttaaatacatacatgtattcATAAATTGgttaatttaaatgaaagaatAGTGACCATAGCCATGTGTAATTCTTGTTATACAACATAAAGTCAGGATTTTAGATATGGCTTTAAGCTTTATCctctgctgttttattattCCGTGAACAAAAAccagaattgtttttttatgagttGACAGTAGAAGACAAAATGTattctatcatcatcatcatcatcgtcagaTAGCCGTGTTGAACTTGATGTTCAGTCTCAACCGTTTATGAACCTAGTAACAAAAGCATGTTACTCCATTTGCTTTTAAGACTTGTTTGTCTGAACATCCTATCTGTCATTAACAAACGGTCAATTGACTCGGCAACTTAAAGCACTTACAGAGAGGAAGGGGAACCTCATTTACGAAGGTGTGTTCATGAGTCATACTGGCAAGAGAAACTGCTTGTTTTTGTGCCATCTGTGACTGTTACAGCAGTCTAGCAGCAGAGGGACACGTTTCACTGCCTGTTCACTCCTGCAGCAAACTAAAGAGGAAGAATGTTGTCATGTCTGTACAGACCGCACTATGCTACTGTACACATCCTTTGTCACAATTTTATTTCAAGTTTTTCATGAGTTAATCATACAAGACTGGTCCAAACAAAtaaaggaggaaaaggaaataaaaacaaagataaaatcCAACAATGTGGCAACTtggttaaatattaaatattatctgCACAGGTATCCTGTATCCTAAGGCATCCTTAGAGACTCAGACTACCCACTGAAGTCCAGATAGAGAGTGAAAGTCCCACTCATTCTAGTGTCttcctctttaaaaacaaacaaacccatcaTGCCCTGTCTTTCTATAGTCATCACTTATATCAAAGATTTCCAAGATGTACTGGGAGGATCATCCCAGACACAGTTCACCACACTGACGCTTCTTGCCAGCGTTAAAAGAGACTGAATTATGTCTTCCTGTTATTTAAGAAGAGCAGGGATGCTCCCATGCAGAGATTAAAGAGAGACCTACTGACACCTGTTTAACTAACTAACCCCTTTGCACACAATTGTCATTGTTTGTCACTTTTGTAATAATATCCTTGACACTctactaatattaataatacaaatataaaaatatataatatttgtctgtgttgtcgtgactcctttattttttttccatgaaaagGTTTGCTCTTGGCAGCGAGGCTTACCTTACCAATCTTCATGGTTGCATGAACTTCCTCTCTGATGCATTTGCATTAGTTTCATCCTGTTTCTGATTAGTTctccttttgttgtttgtgctaATGTTTGTGGATGCTTAGTGTTGTAGTGACCGAGACTAGTCTTGATCTCAAGGCCACGTTTAGAAGGTCTTGTCCCAGACACAGTCTAACTCACTGTAATTTAATGGAAACTTCTGTCTTGTAATGTATTGTCACAGATAGCAGCTGCTAACCCTTCATGGCCCCCTTTTACACAAAGTAAAAGTTAGGTTCATGAAGACAAAAACGAGACATCTACAGGAGGAGACATCAAAAGGAAAACATCACTTCCACATTTGGGTGAAAGAGCTACAGGTATGACACTGAAGAATGAAGATTGATTAATGTACACTTAAAAttccacaaaataaatgtacagcCTAACTTTGCCTGGGTACGAGCAGACAGGTAAGTACTTTATTTAAGTGGAAAAATCCAATTATTAAAGCACTAATGTTGCATAAAACTGTTTCAAATGCAACCAAAGTGTTCTCAACTAGGGTGCAGTAAAAACTGTATAAGGACACGTGCATAAGTCGTGTAGAAAGGGTGCTATTCAGCCCTGCAGTAGTAACACGTGCCTCGAAAGCTATGAAAATATGTTATTATGAGTTAGGACCACTTCATGGAACTCAGCTGGGAACTCTGAGAATTATTTTGCATTCGAGTAAGGAGGTTGTGACATTCTTCAAACCAGCaaagctcctcctccacctttttTTACGTGTCCTTAGGATCACATTGCAGATATGTTTATATAGCACCTTAATGCTAACATGTTGTTGTCGTATACTTGTTTGGCTGCGATTGTTTCTTAAATTATCAAGTAATAAGATATTGTCTACGTTGTCTCGTCAATTGTGGGTGATATTGTTTCGCTGACTGTCTCATTACACGCCACACAAATTGCCAACGATTGTTTAGCGAGTATTGCTCAACCGCTGCCACTTTTGTTATGAACTTTTTACCTACTTCGAGTTGCGTTTGTTTGCAAACAAAGGACAGCCACGTGTAGAACCCGAGGCGCCTGGGGACTGTAGTTTATTTTCAAGTAAAAGAAGCTTGCGACACTCTCAATTGAACGTCATTACCCATGATGCACCGACAGGAACAGTAAGCGGACGCTGTGGgctggattttcttttctttttttcccctctgacaTGTATATATGGGTCCAGTGTTTACAGTTAGCTAGTTAgaagtctttgtttttgtcatcatcTCAAAGTCAAAATGTCCCGGCTGTACTCTAGCCTGACTTCCTCTGTTTCATAACTGTTCTCATTAGAACAGAGTAAAAGCTGACGATTTAACTTTTTAGAACAGAGTTTTCATCTTTCTccatactttttttgttgttgttgttgttctcactTTGTGACCGAGAGGGACGCTTCGCCGGGAAACTTCAGCACAAGGTAACAAGTTTTATCCTCGACAAAATGACGTTGTTATTGtttatgaaatatgaatttGCAGTTGTCTCTCGCCGTCTATGTGGGTTTATGACAGTATATGGGCTGAAGCAGCGGGCCCGCCAatgtttttagtgtgtgttgTCAAGGGTTAACGGTCGGCACGAGGCAAGTCCCCTTTGTCTGATAAGATGGTGGTGGTTTCCACCTGTGTTGTCACTACCTGGTGTTATGAATCTACTGTATATTAGACCTGATGGAGCTGCAACTAgcaattaatttaataattgtcAATGTGTTTTCCGCacctgagaaaaaaacaacaacatgttaatCAGTCTGCTGTCATAGAAGAATAAACAGAGAATATGAACTCAGCTGCATCCAgataatctgtttttatttaattacataaCATTTTTATCAGTTAACATATTGgtgaaatacatttgtaattgattaatcacCATTTAGTTGATCAATATTtcagttttgtccacaaaaaaagtaaaaaaggaaatactTTAATATGTCAAtctttgtttcccaaacctgtcAACAACATCCTGAAATGTAATAAAccaaaaaactcgaaaacaaaCCCCACAACATGTAATTCaacctgtgtttttgttttatataaaaaaaacttactgAAATAGATTCATATTTATcaaaataggtttttttttaatgattgaacAATCATCAATTAATGTATTAATAGTTGCCACGATATCACTTGATTGTCCATGACtgataattatatattattattcaaagacacattcagtgttatttataatagtgttttgtatgttgttatttgttgtaagttctttatttaactttatgtTACATGGATAAGCTGCATAGTAAAGAAAATGCTTATTATTGtattccttttttgtttttgttcctgctCAATTGCTATTAGTCACAAAGTAAATTTTATGCGTCAGACACAACTGGATAAACCTGTCCACTGTTAAACAGTGGAAAtgagctgctgatgctgctgacgATTGTATTGCACGTGAATCTTAGTCTACTGAGGCTAAGCcaaacaaagttaaaaataacCAAACATCAATGACCTCACACAAGCAAAGGCCAGACCTGTCGTCAAATTTAGACCATTTGGCCATAGATAACACATTTCAATGTTAAGTTGATAATTATACAGTATCTCCTGACATACACACAATGTTTTTGAGACAGCCTTTGTGGAGGTGAACAGAGCACAACTCATTTTGGTTAAATTTCTTTAAGAGCTTATTCTGAAAAGAGGCAGCTGTTTTAAGACTAAGATTAAAGATACCCAGTGCCCTGACTTGGCACTTGTTTTTCAAGTACCTATTATGCCATTTCTGATAGCATCCCTTCCCCCAAgccttttcaaaacaaacctgACTGACATGTAGGCTGGCCTATTCCAACCGTTGCTCAGTCTCTCTCCCTACTGCCTGTTTCTCTTTACCATCGTCAGTCCCTTTGTTATACCAGGCACAACTGTTTCACAACAGTGATGAGCTAGAAGGAGGTGTCACGCAGATTTTTGTGCAGATCAAATTTCCTTCCTTGGAactgttttcttaaaaaaattAGCTGTGCCCCACAGGCGCAAAATAGTCTGCGGGAGTCATGTTTTCTACAAGTTTTAAACACATGCCTCATTGTTTAAAgactttattttcatgcaaTGAATGTTCTCAATTTGTACTACAAGTCAGCAAAGTAGGTCATGTCATGattattgtacatttttctgGATACCCCTACTACCTCATGATGACGGAATGCCTTGAgatggtttttttgtttaaagcaTGCTTTTAATAGTGCTGATCCTGCTCAATGTCCTCAGGTGATCTTAAAGCTGAGAGAGGGTCTTCTGTGAAGGTGGCAGCCATGGTGTTGATTTTGGGCAGGAGGATAATCAGAGAGGACTCTGGGATCAGAGACTCACCAGCTGTCAAACGCAAGGTtctgtcaaacaaacatttagtataatttctgtattttaagtattttaatatcaaatatttacaagtatttgtccctgttgttgttttccaagGTGTTTGAGGTTGATCCAAAAACATTAGCCAGCCAAGAGGTCTTGGATTTCTGTTCTGGCTCATCCCACTCAGAGGGCATCCTGCAGGTGTTCAATGAGTTTCGTGATTGCCGCCTGTTCACTGATGTGGTCATCAGCGTGCAGGGTCGCGAGTTCCCCTGCCACCGCGCTGTGCTCTCTGCATGCTCTTCCTATTTCAGAGCCATGTTCTGCAATGATCATCGTGAGAGCCGGGAGATGCTGGTGGAGATCAATGGCATCCTGGCAGAGGCCATGGACTCCTTCCTCACCTATGTTTACACAGGCCGTGCCAAGATCACCACTGAGAATGTCCAGTTCCTCTTTGAGACCTCCAGCCTCTTCCAGATCTATACACTGCGAGATGCCTGTGCTAAGTTCCTGGAGGACCAGCTGGACCCCTGTAACTGCCTGGGCATCCAACGGTTTGCAGATGCCCATTCTCTGAAGCAGTTAGCCAGTCGTTGCCGCAGTTATGCCCTGGCCAATTTCTCAGAGGTGGCTCAGCATGAGGAGTTCCTTGACCTACACAAAGAAGAGCTGGAAGAGTATATAAACAGTGATGAGCTGTCTGTTGGCAAAGAGGAGGTAGTGTTTGAGGCAGTATTGCGATGGGTGTACCACAGCGTGGAGCTTAGGAGGCCGATGCTGAAGGCCCTGCTGCACCATGTACGCCTGCCCCTTCTGCACCCCAACTATTTTGTCCAGACAGTGGAGGGAGAccagctcatccagaatgctCCAGAGTGCTATCAGCTTCTCCACGAGGCCAGGCGCTACCACGTGCTTGGAAATGAAATGATGTCACCCAGAACTCGTCCACGCAGGTAACTGAAAAGTTGACCTTTTAGTTATGAGGATGACTGGTGGAGGACAATCTAACCTAGATGCTATCTACAATAGTTGATCCTAAGTATTTGACCTGTGAATGTTGTATGATTTGTTTGTCTGATTATATGCTCAAGTCACATGAAGGATTGCACATGACCTTTGTGCCTCTCCTTGTAGTGTTGTcgtgtgtttgtatgaaagtgggagagagggagtgttaTTGTGCTGAACAGGCAAGTGTGTCATAGACTGAGCTGGGTTTTTTGTAGCCCtattttgaaatggaaattaTAATGAGAGAGGCAGGGCATGTTCATGCACagacttgaaaaaaaatgtgacgcAAGGATCGGTCGTCAAATCTTGACTCTTGTCAGTTTAACCTACCTTACTAATATATATGGGTTTTGGTTATAgcccaaaataaatacattggtCTGCAGCACAAGGTGGATTAGTTTTCCAATATGAAAAccaatattatttaattttttttattaatatttttacaaattaaaatgtctaGTTTATGGAAAAGGAACAAGTGTGTAGTTCAAAGTGTAATCTTTTGAAGATTTTCCCGCTGAATTACAC
This genomic interval carries:
- the LOC122778311 gene encoding kelch-like protein 24, which translates into the protein MVLILGRRIIREDSGIRDSPAVKRKVFEVDPKTLASQEVLDFCSGSSHSEGILQVFNEFRDCRLFTDVVISVQGREFPCHRAVLSACSSYFRAMFCNDHRESREMLVEINGILAEAMDSFLTYVYTGRAKITTENVQFLFETSSLFQIYTLRDACAKFLEDQLDPCNCLGIQRFADAHSLKQLASRCRSYALANFSEVAQHEEFLDLHKEELEEYINSDELSVGKEEVVFEAVLRWVYHSVELRRPMLKALLHHVRLPLLHPNYFVQTVEGDQLIQNAPECYQLLHEARRYHVLGNEMMSPRTRPRRSTGYSEVIVVVGGCERVGGFNLPYTECYDPVTGEWKSLAKLPEFTKSEYAVCALRNDIVVSGGRINSRDVWMYNSQLNLWIRVASLNKGRWRHKMGVLLGKVYAVGGYDGQSRLSSVECYDSFSNRWTEVAPMKEAVSSPAVASCAGKLFVIGGGPDDETCSDKVQCYDPETNTWLLRANIPIAKRCITAVSLNNLIYVCGGLTKSIFCYDPMEDYWIHVVHTFNKQESCGMSVCNGKIFILGGRGESGEATDTILCYDPATGIITGVAAMPRPISYHGCVTIHRYNDKYHRP